From Flavobacterium lipolyticum, one genomic window encodes:
- a CDS encoding DM13 domain-containing protein has product MRTIFSFIAILILFSCESEGELTREKIGSMVVSSEAILLSTGTFEAEPGNTVTGSARIYKEGDLYKLSLKDFSISSGPDLKVYLSKTNRPDSFVNLGSLGTGNSQTYTIPAGVNLTVYPYVLIHCQQFNHLFATAALKSNLL; this is encoded by the coding sequence ATGAGAACAATTTTTTCTTTTATAGCTATTTTAATACTCTTCAGCTGTGAATCTGAAGGAGAACTGACCCGCGAAAAAATTGGTTCAATGGTAGTTTCTTCAGAAGCAATTTTGCTTTCTACAGGAACTTTTGAAGCTGAGCCGGGCAATACCGTTACCGGTTCTGCCCGAATTTACAAAGAAGGGGATCTGTACAAATTATCACTTAAAGATTTTAGCATTTCCAGTGGGCCTGATCTTAAGGTTTATCTTTCTAAAACCAATCGACCGGACAGTTTTGTAAATCTGGGAAGCTTAGGAACAGGAAATTCACAGACCTATACGATTCCGGCAGGAGTAAATTTAACGGTTTATCCTTATGTATTAATTCATTGTCAGCAATTCAATCATCTTTTTGCTACTGCTGCTTTAAAATCCAACTTATTATGA
- a CDS encoding methyltransferase domain-containing protein, whose protein sequence is MPWNPEIYNKFKNIRYQPFYDLTGFIQQVKGMKAIDLGCGTGEQTAILSNQFEEAYFLGVDSSPEMLEQSKSLETDRLHFRKATTEKTIESDEKWDLIFSNAALQWSDNHEILFTRLLQQLNPKGQFAVQMPVQPENKLNKILLELVQEEPFVSFLKGFKRESPVLSIDEYAQILFDGGLEDLQMQQKVYPIIAKDHETLFNFISGSALIPYTERLEGEEKALFIETYKKRIAESFPKLPAIYSFKRLLLYGRKT, encoded by the coding sequence ATGCCCTGGAATCCCGAAATTTATAATAAGTTTAAAAATATTCGTTATCAGCCATTTTATGATTTGACCGGTTTTATTCAGCAAGTAAAAGGAATGAAAGCCATTGATTTGGGTTGCGGCACGGGAGAACAAACGGCGATTCTGTCTAATCAATTTGAAGAAGCGTACTTTTTGGGAGTCGATTCTTCGCCGGAAATGCTGGAACAGTCGAAGTCTTTAGAAACGGATCGTTTGCATTTCAGAAAAGCGACCACAGAAAAAACAATAGAATCGGACGAAAAATGGGATCTGATTTTTAGTAATGCAGCTTTACAATGGTCGGACAATCATGAGATATTATTTACCAGATTGCTGCAACAGTTAAATCCGAAAGGACAATTTGCTGTACAAATGCCGGTTCAGCCCGAAAACAAGCTCAATAAAATCCTTTTAGAGCTGGTACAGGAAGAGCCTTTCGTTTCTTTCTTAAAAGGATTTAAAAGAGAATCCCCGGTTTTAAGTATCGATGAGTACGCACAAATTCTGTTTGATGGCGGATTGGAAGACCTTCAGATGCAGCAAAAGGTATATCCAATTATAGCTAAAGATCATGAAACACTTTTTAATTTCATCTCGGGATCGGCTTTGATTCCGTATACAGAAAGACTGGAAGGAGAGGAGAAGGCACTTTTTATCGAAACCTATAAAAAAAGAATAGCGGAAAGTTTTCCCAAACTTCCCGCTATTTATTCTTTTAAAAGACTTTTACTTTATGGTCGTAAAACCTAA
- a CDS encoding alpha/beta hydrolase encodes MKTINLKRQLNRVFMSAALILTFLLSATSIAQTAPAKVKNVVLVHGAFADGSGWRNLYDVLSKKGYKVTIVQNPLSSLEDDVAATNMVLDNQDGPTILVGHSWGGAVITQAGNHPNVVGLVYVAAFQPDNGESALQWVQTTAPAPENGVLAPNDKGIVYYDEAKFHAGFCADVSKEDAAFMYASQGAFYAKGFITPITKAAWKDKPAYAVIATQDKSIDPSIQHAMYKRSKTKATEVKGSHCVFISQPEAVANVIIGAAKDLSGK; translated from the coding sequence ATGAAAACAATAAATTTAAAAAGACAATTGAATCGCGTATTCATGTCTGCCGCTTTAATTTTGACCTTCTTACTATCTGCCACTTCAATTGCACAAACTGCACCGGCAAAAGTTAAAAATGTAGTATTGGTTCACGGAGCATTTGCTGACGGCTCCGGATGGAGAAATTTATACGATGTACTTTCAAAAAAAGGATATAAAGTTACCATTGTTCAAAATCCGTTAAGCTCTCTTGAAGACGATGTAGCAGCAACCAATATGGTATTGGACAATCAGGATGGTCCAACGATTTTAGTGGGACATTCCTGGGGAGGTGCTGTAATTACGCAGGCCGGGAATCACCCAAATGTTGTGGGATTGGTATATGTAGCCGCTTTTCAGCCGGATAACGGAGAATCGGCTTTGCAATGGGTGCAAACAACCGCTCCCGCTCCCGAGAATGGTGTTTTGGCTCCAAATGATAAAGGCATCGTGTATTATGATGAGGCCAAGTTTCATGCCGGTTTCTGTGCCGACGTTAGCAAAGAAGATGCTGCTTTTATGTACGCTTCGCAAGGTGCTTTTTATGCCAAAGGGTTTATCACACCTATTACAAAAGCAGCCTGGAAAGATAAACCGGCTTATGCAGTAATTGCTACACAGGACAAAAGTATCGATCCTTCCATTCAGCATGCCATGTACAAACGTTCCAAAACGAAAGCGACAGAAGTAAAAGGAAGCCATTGTGTTTTTATCTCACAACCGGAAGCTGTGGCAAACGTAATTATTGGTGCAGCTAAAGATCTAAGCGGAAAATAA
- a CDS encoding OsmC family protein encodes MKFTRNANANWKGTGMEGKGTITTQSTTLNNAQLSFKTRFAEGVGTNPEELIAAAHAGCFTMQLSFLLSEAGFVPEDLNTTAKVTFEDGTITLITLELSGSVPGITTEDFEKTAQKAKEICPISKLLNTEIALNVSLLS; translated from the coding sequence ATGAAATTTACAAGAAACGCAAACGCAAACTGGAAAGGTACAGGAATGGAAGGAAAAGGAACCATCACGACACAAAGTACTACTTTAAACAATGCTCAACTCTCTTTTAAAACCCGTTTTGCGGAAGGAGTAGGAACTAACCCTGAAGAATTGATTGCTGCTGCACATGCGGGATGTTTTACAATGCAATTGAGCTTTCTATTATCAGAGGCCGGTTTTGTTCCTGAAGATTTAAATACTACAGCCAAAGTAACTTTTGAAGATGGAACAATTACTTTAATTACACTTGAACTTTCGGGATCGGTTCCGGGGATTACTACAGAAGATTTTGAGAAAACAGCTCAAAAAGCAAAAGAGATTTGTCCTATTTCAAAACTGCTCAATACAGAGATCGCTTTGAACGTGTCTTTACTGTCTTAA
- a CDS encoding M16 family metallopeptidase, whose product MMKSVHAQLLHLLLLFIGVASINAQNYKSADVLIGNKTLKKGVLSNGMTYYIYPTAVNKNTASYYIIQNVGSILENDNQKGLAHFLEHMAFNGTKNFPGKEILTTLEKQGAVFGNNINAYTSFDETVYNFDNIPSTDPKVIDTALLILHDWSHSLLLTNEEIDAERGIIVEEWRTRQNASTRISNLFNPYLYNHSLYANRVAIGDMDIVKHFDYTLLRDFYKEWYRPDLQAIAVVGDVNAEEIEQKIKTLFADIPKAKNPKKRFEVAIPDHEEPFFKLALDKEITNSAISFKIIQNGAGQSQTFADLKQSITRIMAFSMLNDRLNELAQKENCPFKNAEAYYSNFKRMNDVMGMDIAPKPNKQAEALAVVVDEYIRAGKFGFSEGEIQRKVTFISSFYENYIQSEKEVSHSSIANSIQSDYLLHRLFTDTKSEFEMIQSILKEIDSKALQVELTRGYTSKNRVVTVEGMENETNLTKENAFAIITKSENNPNLKPYTDSFNDKSLLTDVTIVPGKITAEKESKEIGATTYILSNGVKVHYKFANKNVNDVQLYAESFGGASLYDLKDLPSTFALNGLTDASGVGAFSNINLEKILSGKVVGTGINVGDLNETVSGNAKVKDLEAMLQLVHLRFVKPRFDKEIYDIKKLDLQNYLENKDKDINAKMTDSINAIVYGKNNPRVRILDQQFIDDLSFERIEAIYKERFCDVSNFEFFIVGDVTPEVLKPLLEKYIASIPGIKRDETFKDKTPVWSSNKINKEVLIKMETPKSTVNIQFESDFKYTSKNAVLADMLRDILTLRYTENLREKEGGTYGVQVSAAASRFPKNTVALSINFDSDPIKVNSLLPIVYNEINKIKNGVLVKEDLAKTKSNYLKSREDSKNFNSYSLSLLYNFFEYNINMDNPAAYVAIVNSITEKDIQQFANEFLNKAKSYEIVFKPLK is encoded by the coding sequence ATGATGAAATCTGTACACGCTCAACTTTTACACTTACTATTATTATTTATTGGAGTTGCTTCAATAAATGCGCAAAACTACAAATCTGCTGATGTCTTAATTGGAAATAAAACTCTTAAAAAAGGAGTACTATCCAATGGCATGACGTATTATATTTATCCAACAGCGGTAAATAAAAACACAGCAAGTTATTATATTATTCAAAACGTAGGCTCTATTTTAGAGAATGACAATCAGAAAGGATTGGCACATTTTCTGGAGCACATGGCTTTTAATGGCACTAAAAACTTTCCCGGAAAAGAAATTTTGACGACTCTCGAAAAACAAGGGGCTGTTTTTGGAAATAATATAAATGCTTACACCAGTTTTGATGAGACGGTTTATAATTTTGACAATATTCCATCAACAGATCCTAAAGTAATTGATACTGCATTACTGATTTTACACGATTGGTCTCATTCATTACTACTGACCAATGAGGAAATTGATGCCGAACGTGGTATTATTGTTGAAGAATGGAGAACCAGGCAAAACGCATCAACCCGTATTTCTAACTTATTCAACCCTTATTTGTACAACCATTCGCTGTATGCAAACCGTGTTGCTATTGGTGATATGGATATTGTAAAACATTTTGATTACACTTTGCTACGAGATTTTTACAAAGAATGGTACCGTCCCGATTTGCAGGCAATTGCGGTTGTTGGGGATGTAAATGCTGAAGAAATTGAGCAAAAAATAAAAACGTTATTTGCTGATATTCCGAAAGCTAAAAACCCGAAAAAACGTTTTGAGGTCGCAATTCCGGATCATGAGGAACCTTTTTTTAAGTTAGCACTCGATAAAGAAATCACAAATTCGGCTATATCTTTTAAAATCATTCAAAATGGCGCAGGTCAGAGTCAGACTTTTGCTGATCTAAAGCAGTCAATAACGAGGATAATGGCGTTTTCGATGCTCAACGACAGATTGAATGAATTAGCACAGAAAGAAAACTGTCCGTTTAAAAATGCGGAGGCTTATTATTCTAATTTTAAAAGAATGAATGATGTAATGGGGATGGATATTGCTCCAAAACCAAATAAACAGGCAGAAGCTTTAGCTGTAGTTGTGGATGAGTATATACGTGCCGGAAAATTTGGTTTTTCGGAAGGTGAAATTCAAAGAAAAGTAACTTTCATTAGTTCTTTTTACGAAAACTATATCCAATCAGAGAAAGAAGTTTCACATAGTAGTATTGCCAATAGTATACAATCAGATTATCTTTTACATCGACTGTTTACAGATACTAAAAGCGAGTTTGAAATGATACAATCTATTTTGAAAGAAATCGATTCAAAAGCTCTTCAGGTCGAATTAACTCGTGGATATACTTCAAAAAACAGAGTAGTGACTGTTGAAGGGATGGAAAATGAAACCAATTTAACAAAGGAGAACGCTTTTGCTATTATTACCAAATCAGAAAACAATCCTAATTTAAAGCCTTATACAGACAGTTTTAATGATAAGTCACTGTTGACTGATGTAACAATTGTTCCGGGTAAAATTACTGCTGAAAAGGAAAGTAAAGAAATCGGAGCTACTACTTATATTTTAAGCAATGGCGTAAAGGTGCATTATAAATTTGCCAATAAAAATGTAAATGATGTACAGTTGTATGCGGAAAGTTTCGGGGGGGCGTCCTTATATGATCTCAAAGATCTGCCATCGACATTTGCACTGAACGGTTTGACAGATGCTTCAGGTGTGGGAGCATTTTCTAATATTAATTTGGAAAAAATCCTTTCAGGAAAGGTGGTCGGTACGGGAATAAATGTGGGAGATTTAAATGAGACGGTTTCGGGTAATGCCAAAGTAAAGGACCTCGAAGCAATGCTGCAATTGGTGCATCTGCGTTTTGTAAAGCCGCGTTTCGACAAGGAAATTTATGATATTAAGAAATTAGATCTTCAAAATTACCTGGAAAACAAAGACAAGGATATCAATGCAAAAATGACCGATAGTATCAATGCAATCGTTTACGGGAAAAATAATCCCAGAGTAAGAATTTTGGATCAGCAGTTTATTGATGATTTGTCTTTTGAAAGAATAGAAGCAATTTATAAAGAGCGATTTTGTGATGTTTCTAACTTTGAGTTTTTTATCGTAGGTGACGTAACACCGGAAGTACTGAAACCACTATTAGAAAAATACATCGCCAGTATTCCCGGTATAAAAAGAGATGAAACATTCAAAGACAAAACACCTGTCTGGAGTTCTAATAAAATTAACAAAGAAGTTTTAATTAAAATGGAAACGCCCAAAAGTACGGTCAATATTCAGTTTGAAAGCGATTTTAAATACACTTCCAAAAATGCTGTTTTGGCGGATATGCTGCGTGACATTTTGACTTTACGCTATACAGAGAATCTTAGAGAGAAGGAAGGAGGAACTTATGGTGTTCAGGTCAGTGCAGCAGCTTCGAGATTTCCAAAAAATACGGTTGCTCTATCGATAAATTTTGATTCAGATCCGATCAAAGTGAACAGTTTACTTCCTATAGTGTACAACGAAATTAACAAAATTAAAAATGGCGTTTTGGTAAAAGAGGACCTGGCGAAAACCAAAAGCAACTACTTGAAATCAAGAGAAGATAGCAAAAATTTTAACAGCTACAGTTTGAGTTTATTATACAATTTTTTTGAGTACAATATAAACATGGATAATCCTGCAGCTTATGTAGCTATTGTAAATAGCATCACTGAAAAAGACATTCAGCAGTTTGCTAATGAATTTCTAAACAAAGCCAAGTCTTACGAAATTGTTTTTAAACCATTGAAGTAG
- a CDS encoding response regulator gives MIHIAFFEDQPIVCGGLTSFFSNQKDLEVLFYATNKQDLYLKVQQHSGLDLIIVDLIASDVQGLEVYEYLHKNHPDLRVIAFTSLSSPILVENLLAMGVKGYVNKNQDSEDLLEAIRLVWEGGVYLPDDYAFLSKQNRVGTAITLTAKELTIMQYIIREFTTADIAGELKLSVNTVENHRKNIFSKLDVSNVAGMVREASKLGHIN, from the coding sequence ATGATACATATTGCATTTTTTGAAGACCAACCTATTGTCTGTGGGGGTCTTACTAGTTTTTTTTCAAATCAAAAAGATTTGGAAGTGCTTTTTTACGCGACAAATAAGCAAGATTTATATCTTAAAGTTCAGCAGCATTCAGGATTAGATTTAATTATTGTTGATCTGATTGCAAGTGATGTGCAGGGACTGGAAGTCTATGAATACCTTCATAAAAATCATCCTGATTTGCGAGTAATTGCTTTTACCTCTCTTTCAAGTCCCATATTAGTCGAAAACTTATTGGCTATGGGCGTAAAAGGTTACGTTAATAAAAACCAGGACAGTGAAGATCTTTTAGAAGCCATTAGATTAGTATGGGAAGGCGGAGTTTATCTGCCGGACGACTATGCCTTTTTATCCAAACAAAACAGGGTAGGCACAGCAATTACGCTAACGGCAAAAGAGCTTACGATCATGCAATACATTATTAGAGAATTTACTACAGCCGATATTGCCGGCGAACTAAAACTTTCGGTCAATACGGTCGAAAATCACAGAAAAAACATTTTTAGCAAACTCGACGTGAGTAATGTTGCCGGTATGGTGCGCGAGGCATCAAAACTGGGACATATTAACTAG
- a CDS encoding hydrogen peroxide-inducible genes activator produces the protein MTIQQLKYIVALDEERHFARAAEVCLVSQPGLTIQLKNLEEEIGIKIFDRNKVPLTPTVLGTEIINRAKKILREADEIRDFVVNEKNKLEGEVKVGIISTLSPYLIPLFIQAMKKATPKMQFIIKEANTGQLMNDVMTGALDVAIMATPTGNPHLMEHPVFKEPFVAYLNTVHPMATASHYELQPSDRAELLLLQNEYCYNAQLLDICDIKSTGKIKEQFSYDISSIETLKNLVRAELGFAIIPQLSMINEVETGLFKHFKDPKPVREISLVVSDTFSKKLLLEKMNEAIWNCLPESLQQNFAYRKIKWNDSPYFIKATTR, from the coding sequence ATGACAATTCAACAATTAAAATATATTGTAGCATTAGACGAGGAACGTCATTTTGCAAGAGCAGCAGAAGTTTGCCTGGTATCACAACCCGGACTAACCATTCAGCTAAAAAATCTGGAAGAAGAAATTGGAATTAAAATTTTCGATCGAAACAAGGTTCCGTTAACCCCTACCGTTCTTGGAACCGAAATTATAAACCGAGCCAAAAAAATACTTCGCGAGGCCGACGAAATTAGAGATTTTGTGGTGAATGAGAAAAACAAACTAGAAGGCGAAGTTAAAGTTGGAATCATTTCGACTTTATCCCCTTATCTGATACCACTTTTTATTCAGGCCATGAAAAAAGCCACTCCAAAAATGCAATTCATTATAAAAGAAGCCAATACCGGACAATTGATGAATGATGTTATGACAGGAGCTCTGGATGTAGCTATTATGGCAACTCCTACCGGAAATCCTCATTTAATGGAGCATCCGGTTTTTAAAGAACCTTTTGTAGCTTACCTAAATACGGTGCATCCTATGGCCACAGCATCACATTACGAATTGCAGCCCTCAGACCGGGCCGAATTGCTTTTGCTTCAAAACGAATATTGTTACAATGCGCAGCTGCTTGATATCTGTGATATCAAAAGTACAGGAAAAATTAAAGAGCAATTCAGTTACGATATTAGCTCGATTGAAACCCTTAAAAATTTGGTACGGGCCGAATTAGGATTCGCCATAATCCCTCAACTTTCGATGATTAACGAGGTAGAAACCGGGCTTTTTAAGCATTTTAAAGATCCAAAACCTGTACGTGAAATCAGTCTGGTGGTGTCTGATACTTTTTCTAAGAAATTATTGCTTGAAAAAATGAACGAAGCCATCTGGAATTGCTTACCGGAATCTTTGCAGCAAAATTTTGCTTACCGCAAAATAAAATGGAACGACTCTCCCTATTTTATTAAAGCTACCACCCGATAA
- a CDS encoding sensor histidine kinase: MTVDNWPKHIQKSFILFKSIFFEFLSLFSFCSILPDHKVKLISSVKYFILAFFLVSFHSQAQVQEITPRIKQLGEKLRNLDNRNQTDSISYLIDKHLTKPDLSVYELQLLHFFKANYYKIIGRSSDAIVSLNKSIALKGEGRESLKTYNRSLYILSDLLFTKKDYKKAFYYANLCQNEISPTDSPSNYIVLHLIIGYYYYINYDHKRSMEEFLLTERVAKKYSPCKLAEVYVKTARVYSRQNRIEKAKKAITESIRVADSCNDLENKINALRTLREIMVEQGEFEAAHKTFERLDRLVGIEDMKIRNSRIDSFEIANKIKLKEQQNTYLKRINYNKEERLQKQKVALIASLIGITLLIILLYSIVVLTKKQRITNETLKLQKEQIEVKNNDLKRLNLLHQKIFTVISHDFKEPITTLKILLEKEEILKNENEIVSTYMKAIGQQLEQSDAMLTSLLDWAKMELITAQSGYSEIMLHNLISAACKELGHQVKAKNITIELKVAKGTVIIFNSAVLSIVLRNVINNAIKFSYADSAIVIEYDHHEIIVTDSGKGIEQKKIDKLFKQKINPGLGTNLESGFGIGLYLCQELMLKNKGTLAVFNNESAGCTFKIILPK, from the coding sequence ATGACTGTAGACAATTGGCCCAAACATATTCAAAAGTCTTTTATTCTTTTTAAGAGTATTTTTTTTGAATTCCTTTCTCTTTTTAGCTTTTGCTCCATATTACCTGACCATAAGGTAAAATTAATCAGTTCCGTAAAGTACTTCATTCTTGCTTTTTTCTTAGTTTCATTCCATTCTCAGGCTCAGGTTCAGGAAATCACCCCCCGAATCAAACAACTGGGAGAGAAATTAAGAAATTTAGATAACCGTAATCAAACAGACAGTATCAGTTACTTAATTGATAAACATCTCACGAAACCTGATTTGAGTGTATATGAACTTCAATTACTTCATTTTTTTAAGGCTAATTACTATAAAATCATCGGTAGATCCTCGGATGCGATTGTTTCTTTGAATAAATCTATAGCACTGAAAGGAGAAGGAAGAGAATCGCTGAAAACGTATAATAGGAGTCTTTATATATTATCGGATTTATTATTTACTAAGAAAGATTATAAAAAAGCATTTTATTATGCCAATTTATGCCAAAATGAAATTTCGCCAACGGATAGCCCCAGTAATTATATTGTATTGCATTTAATTATTGGATACTATTATTACATCAATTACGACCACAAGAGAAGCATGGAAGAATTTTTGCTCACAGAGCGTGTGGCAAAAAAGTATAGTCCATGTAAGCTAGCGGAAGTTTATGTCAAAACGGCCCGTGTGTACAGTAGGCAAAACAGAATAGAAAAAGCAAAAAAAGCGATTACCGAGAGTATAAGAGTAGCGGACAGCTGCAATGATTTAGAGAATAAAATTAACGCCTTACGAACCTTAAGAGAAATTATGGTGGAGCAGGGAGAGTTTGAAGCTGCTCATAAAACATTCGAAAGACTGGATCGATTAGTAGGGATAGAAGATATGAAGATTCGAAACAGCAGAATCGATTCGTTTGAAATTGCGAACAAAATCAAGTTAAAGGAACAGCAGAATACTTACCTGAAAAGAATCAACTATAATAAAGAAGAGCGTTTGCAAAAACAGAAAGTGGCTCTTATTGCTTCGTTAATCGGAATTACTTTATTAATCATATTGTTGTATTCGATTGTGGTATTGACCAAAAAGCAACGAATAACCAATGAAACGCTAAAACTGCAAAAAGAGCAAATTGAGGTAAAGAATAATGATCTTAAACGCCTTAATTTATTGCACCAAAAGATTTTTACAGTAATCTCCCATGATTTTAAGGAACCAATCACAACCTTAAAAATTTTATTAGAGAAAGAAGAGATACTTAAAAATGAAAATGAGATTGTATCAACCTACATGAAAGCGATCGGGCAGCAATTGGAACAATCGGATGCCATGCTCACCAGTTTACTCGATTGGGCCAAAATGGAACTGATTACCGCACAATCGGGTTATAGTGAGATCATGCTGCACAACCTTATCAGCGCGGCCTGTAAGGAGTTAGGGCATCAGGTAAAGGCCAAGAATATTACAATTGAACTTAAAGTAGCAAAAGGTACAGTCATCATTTTTAACTCGGCTGTTTTAAGTATAGTCTTGCGAAACGTTATCAACAATGCTATTAAGTTTAGTTACGCAGACAGCGCTATTGTTATAGAATATGATCATCATGAAATAATCGTAACAGATTCAGGAAAAGGAATCGAGCAAAAAAAGATTGACAAATTATTCAAACAGAAAATAAATCCGGGACTAGGCACTAATCTGGAATCGGGGTTTGGAATCGGACTCTATTTGTGTCAGGAACTAATGCTGAAAAACAAAGGAACGCTTGCCGTTTTTAACAATGAATCAGCAGGTTGTACTTTCAAAATTATCTTGCCAAAATAG